In a single window of the Natronorubrum halophilum genome:
- a CDS encoding beta-ribofuranosylaminobenzene 5'-phosphate synthase family protein encodes MAIATVSAGARLHVGFQNLSLARRRLYGGIGVGLEEPRVTVTAEPESGVECDDPLARVYASRAVDVLDVSGVALTLEERLPRHVGLGSGTQLALSVLVATARAHDMDPRVRARAPAMGRGGRSGVGVATFEDGGSVVDAGHPTNRFTTEPPAEGDWTVPPVVARHDLPDDWRFLVVVPDAEPGRSGDDEDASMRSVVERADPAVADEIAGVVTRKLLPAAAEGRLEPFGEAVAEIGRKNGAWYADAQGGVFRPPAGTLVETLEECPVCTGVGQSSWGPVVYGVTDRDHAEEAEVAARAALRDNGLEGRVILSRSDSSGARVQTDD; translated from the coding sequence ATGGCAATCGCGACCGTCAGCGCGGGTGCCCGGCTCCACGTCGGGTTCCAGAACCTCTCGCTCGCTCGCAGACGGCTCTACGGCGGCATCGGCGTCGGCCTCGAGGAGCCGCGCGTGACGGTCACCGCCGAACCCGAATCCGGCGTCGAGTGCGACGACCCGCTGGCTCGAGTGTACGCATCCCGCGCCGTCGACGTCCTCGACGTGTCGGGCGTCGCGCTGACGCTCGAGGAGCGACTCCCGCGCCACGTCGGTCTCGGCAGCGGCACGCAGCTGGCGCTCTCGGTGCTCGTCGCGACGGCGCGAGCACACGATATGGATCCGCGCGTTCGAGCGCGCGCGCCGGCGATGGGGCGGGGCGGCCGCAGCGGCGTCGGCGTCGCGACGTTCGAGGACGGCGGCTCCGTCGTCGACGCCGGCCATCCGACGAACCGGTTCACGACGGAGCCGCCGGCGGAGGGCGACTGGACGGTCCCGCCGGTCGTCGCTCGTCACGACCTGCCCGACGACTGGCGGTTCCTCGTCGTCGTCCCCGACGCCGAACCCGGCCGGAGCGGCGACGACGAGGACGCGAGTATGCGATCCGTCGTCGAGCGCGCCGATCCCGCCGTCGCCGACGAAATCGCCGGCGTCGTCACCCGGAAACTGCTGCCGGCCGCCGCCGAGGGGCGACTCGAGCCCTTCGGCGAAGCCGTCGCCGAGATCGGTCGCAAGAACGGCGCGTGGTACGCCGACGCGCAGGGCGGCGTCTTCCGACCGCCCGCGGGAACGCTCGTCGAAACGCTCGAGGAGTGTCCGGTCTGTACCGGCGTGGGCCAGTCGTCGTGGGGGCCCGTCGTCTACGGCGTGACGGACCGTGACCACGCCGAGGAGGCCGAAGTCGCGGCTCGAGCTGCGCTGCGCGACAACGGCCTCGAGGGGCGAGTTATCCTGTCACGGTCGGACTCGAGCGGGGCTCGAGTTCAGACCGATGACTAG
- a CDS encoding transcription factor S, which yields MQFCDDCGSMMKADGDHMVCTNDDCGGSSERDRDREDAFVTTESQTDTEVIESDENANFEGKPKATDVVCDECGNQEAWYTLKQTASADEPPTRFFKCTECGKRWRGYN from the coding sequence ATGCAGTTCTGCGACGACTGCGGTTCGATGATGAAAGCCGACGGCGACCACATGGTCTGTACGAACGACGACTGCGGCGGCTCGAGCGAGCGGGATCGCGACCGCGAGGACGCGTTCGTCACGACCGAGTCGCAGACGGACACCGAGGTGATCGAGTCGGACGAGAACGCGAACTTCGAAGGGAAGCCGAAGGCGACGGACGTGGTCTGTGACGAGTGCGGCAATCAAGAGGCGTGGTACACGCTCAAGCAGACGGCCTCGGCCGACGAGCCACCGACGCGATTCTTCAAGTGTACCGAGTGCGGGAAGCGCTGGCGCGGCTATAACTAA
- a CDS encoding YqjF family protein, with amino-acid sequence MVVPLEMGWRHLLFENWPVDPDVMDAHLPERLEPDEHDGSAWLSVVPFTNVAVRPKGMPERVGIRLPELNVRTYVTRDGVPSVYFFSLDAQGISSVIGARLFHHLPYYYARIALEYDDGRVTFSSRRRHPGARPAQYEGTYWPTDEPFSAPDDPFGEFLVERYRFYTESQDGSIRYTDVDHEPWTLYPATAEIETNTLHASHGFDRPTADPIYYYSPGLDVIAARSKRL; translated from the coding sequence ATGGTAGTCCCGCTGGAGATGGGATGGCGGCATCTCTTGTTCGAGAACTGGCCGGTCGATCCGGACGTGATGGACGCACACCTTCCGGAGCGTCTGGAACCCGACGAGCACGACGGCTCGGCGTGGCTCTCGGTCGTTCCGTTCACGAACGTCGCCGTCCGTCCGAAAGGGATGCCGGAACGGGTCGGAATCCGGTTGCCCGAACTCAACGTCAGAACGTACGTCACCCGCGACGGCGTTCCCAGCGTCTACTTTTTCAGCCTCGACGCGCAGGGCATCTCGAGCGTTATCGGCGCTCGCCTCTTCCACCACCTCCCCTACTACTACGCGCGTATCGCTCTGGAGTACGACGACGGCCGGGTAACGTTCAGCAGCCGCCGTCGCCACCCGGGCGCACGACCCGCGCAGTACGAGGGTACCTACTGGCCGACCGACGAGCCGTTCTCGGCACCCGACGACCCGTTCGGCGAGTTTCTGGTCGAGCGCTATCGGTTCTACACCGAGTCCCAGGACGGATCGATCCGGTACACCGACGTCGATCACGAACCGTGGACGCTGTACCCGGCTACCGCCGAGATCGAGACGAACACGCTGCACGCTTCTCACGGCTTCGACCGGCCGACCGCCGACCCGATCTACTACTACAGTCCGGGTCTCGACGTGATCGCGGCGCGGAGCAAACGCTTGTAG
- a CDS encoding DUF5518 domain-containing protein: protein MVSDTADTPPPIDTYGTGSNDDSNTVFNALLGGLAGIVLSFLPGSTLLGGAVAGYLEGGDPADGLRVGALAGVVMLVPFVVFGFLASMFFLGVGSSGPMFGVLFLAVLVVAVYAVGLGILGAVLGIYVRNEL from the coding sequence ATGGTCTCCGATACCGCCGATACGCCACCGCCGATCGACACCTACGGTACCGGATCGAACGACGACTCGAACACCGTGTTCAACGCGTTACTCGGCGGTCTCGCCGGGATCGTTCTCTCGTTCCTTCCCGGGTCGACGCTGCTCGGCGGCGCGGTCGCCGGCTATCTCGAGGGCGGCGATCCGGCCGACGGACTGCGAGTCGGCGCACTCGCCGGAGTCGTCATGCTCGTCCCGTTCGTCGTCTTCGGTTTCCTCGCCTCGATGTTCTTCCTCGGAGTCGGTAGCTCGGGGCCGATGTTCGGTGTGTTGTTCCTCGCCGTCCTGGTGGTCGCCGTCTACGCCGTCGGGTTGGGAATCCTCGGCGCGGTGCTCGGGATCTACGTCAGGAACGAACTCTGA
- a CDS encoding DNA polymerase Y family protein, translated as MTDGPRLPGVETEDEEERIVCHVDADCFYASCERLREPELRGEPVVVGMGYEPGDTVGAVATASYEAREFGVESAQAISSALERLPRRATLDEAAADYDPELTPEETGYYRSVDMDYYESIAEEVREILHDCSDTVREVSIDEAYLDVTDRTAWEVADGFGRHIRDRIRREVGVTVSVGVAPTMSAAKIASDFDKPNGLTVVEPGEIRAFLAPLEVDLLHGVGPVTARELREMGLETAGDVAATDPEPLVERFGERGQELYDRARGNDDRRVEPKGEPKSFSRESAFPAPVEEPEPKYEQIEALATAVADRAQREGALYRTIGVKAVLPPYDVNTRERSLSGPVDDPDLVDRIARDLFTEFESDPVRKLGVRIANLEFAAADQASLDSWDRSEIDQRADGNDATDDTDEPASVTDHADDDERESMTRARRDRADGQLSLCDFS; from the coding sequence ATGACCGACGGGCCGCGGCTACCGGGCGTCGAAACGGAAGACGAGGAAGAGCGGATCGTCTGTCACGTCGACGCCGACTGCTTTTACGCGTCGTGCGAGCGCCTCCGCGAGCCCGAACTCCGCGGGGAACCCGTCGTCGTCGGCATGGGCTACGAACCCGGCGACACCGTCGGTGCCGTCGCCACCGCCAGCTACGAGGCTCGCGAGTTCGGCGTCGAGAGCGCCCAGGCCATCTCGAGCGCGCTCGAGCGGCTTCCCCGACGCGCGACTCTCGACGAAGCTGCAGCGGACTACGATCCGGAGCTGACGCCCGAGGAGACCGGATACTACCGGTCCGTCGATATGGACTACTACGAGTCGATCGCTGAGGAGGTCCGCGAGATCCTGCACGACTGTTCGGACACCGTCCGGGAAGTGAGCATCGACGAGGCGTACCTCGACGTCACCGACCGCACCGCCTGGGAGGTCGCGGACGGCTTCGGACGCCACATCAGGGATCGGATCCGCCGGGAGGTCGGCGTCACCGTCAGCGTCGGCGTCGCACCGACGATGAGCGCGGCCAAGATCGCGAGCGACTTCGACAAGCCCAACGGGTTGACCGTCGTCGAACCCGGCGAGATACGGGCGTTCCTCGCCCCGCTCGAGGTCGACCTGCTCCACGGCGTCGGCCCCGTGACCGCCCGCGAGTTGCGCGAGATGGGTCTCGAGACGGCCGGCGACGTCGCCGCGACCGACCCGGAGCCGCTGGTCGAGCGGTTCGGCGAGCGCGGGCAAGAACTGTACGACCGCGCGCGGGGGAACGACGACCGGCGGGTCGAGCCCAAGGGAGAGCCGAAGAGCTTCTCGCGCGAGTCCGCGTTCCCAGCGCCGGTCGAGGAGCCGGAACCGAAGTACGAGCAGATCGAGGCGCTCGCGACGGCCGTCGCCGACCGCGCCCAGCGCGAGGGAGCGTTGTACCGAACCATCGGGGTCAAGGCCGTCCTCCCGCCGTACGACGTCAATACCCGCGAGCGCTCCCTGTCGGGGCCGGTCGACGACCCCGACCTCGTCGATCGCATCGCTCGCGACCTGTTCACGGAGTTCGAGAGCGACCCCGTCCGCAAACTCGGCGTCCGGATCGCTAACCTCGAGTTCGCGGCGGCCGATCAGGCCAGCCTCGATAGCTGGGATCGGAGCGAGATCGACCAGCGAGCCGACGGCAATGACGCAACCGACGATACTGACGAACCTGCTAGTGTCACCGATCACGCCGACGATGACGAACGGGAATCGATGACCCGAGCGCGGAGGGACCGCGCCGACGGTCAGTTGTCGTTGTGCGATTTCTCGTGA
- a CDS encoding J domain-containing protein, whose translation MTEDFYDLLDVPSDASQDEIKDAYREQVRVYHPDHNDDDRARAQFTAVKKANDILGDPVERQAYDRLGHEDYVAKRTSGLPSADVWKSTETNSSGSDSDSATGSDRTTSGDGSRTTFTDSDETANASSDAASEASKTTAKSAAGTTAGGTTSTGGSSTSTRASATGTTAGTATGSENRGTGESNRAAGSTDGGTARGTARSRTGGRSRSGSGRFGDNAVVGSWRRQNFSLPLIWLSVVVYLAGLVDFGLANESALRTLWAELSAVGGDPAGIWETLSSSRYGVDPTAEYLVAFELVAPALERPLWDAALAGIVGLTVVALLGARVLRDRETTAPVSIDETIVLALALTVATTLAGGPLLAGAVLMPVLFGLIVRHTRRGPGWKPSYLYVVPVLAPAVGFGITAAGEATLALDLVTFVVLPLVGALGLPLRATIRKRFGR comes from the coding sequence ATGACTGAGGATTTCTACGACCTTCTCGACGTTCCATCCGACGCCTCTCAGGACGAGATCAAGGACGCCTACCGCGAACAGGTCCGCGTCTACCATCCCGACCACAACGACGACGACCGGGCCCGAGCACAGTTTACGGCGGTCAAGAAGGCGAACGACATTCTCGGCGATCCCGTCGAACGACAGGCCTACGACCGCCTCGGCCACGAGGACTACGTCGCGAAGCGAACCAGCGGACTGCCCTCGGCCGACGTCTGGAAATCGACCGAAACGAATTCGAGCGGGTCGGATTCCGACAGCGCGACCGGATCGGATAGGACCACGTCGGGCGACGGCTCGAGAACGACGTTTACGGACTCCGACGAAACGGCAAACGCCTCGAGCGACGCCGCATCGGAGGCGTCGAAAACGACGGCGAAATCCGCCGCCGGCACGACGGCTGGCGGAACGACATCGACCGGGGGCTCGAGCACGAGCACGAGAGCGAGTGCAACCGGGACCACGGCCGGGACAGCGACCGGGAGCGAGAACAGGGGCACAGGCGAGTCGAACCGAGCCGCTGGATCGACCGACGGCGGGACGGCTCGCGGAACTGCGCGGTCCCGGACCGGCGGGCGATCTCGGTCCGGATCCGGCCGGTTCGGCGACAACGCGGTCGTCGGCTCGTGGCGACGACAGAACTTCTCGCTGCCGCTGATCTGGCTTTCGGTGGTCGTCTATCTTGCCGGACTCGTCGACTTCGGTCTCGCGAACGAATCCGCGCTCCGGACGCTGTGGGCCGAGCTGAGCGCCGTCGGTGGAGATCCAGCCGGCATCTGGGAGACGCTCTCGAGTAGTCGGTACGGCGTCGATCCGACGGCCGAGTACCTGGTCGCGTTCGAACTCGTCGCGCCGGCGCTCGAACGGCCCCTGTGGGACGCCGCACTGGCTGGGATCGTCGGCCTGACGGTCGTCGCCTTGCTCGGCGCTCGAGTGCTCCGGGATCGGGAGACGACGGCGCCGGTCTCGATCGACGAGACGATCGTCCTCGCGCTCGCCCTGACCGTGGCGACCACGCTCGCCGGAGGGCCGCTGCTGGCCGGTGCGGTCTTGATGCCCGTCCTGTTCGGCCTGATCGTTCGTCACACGCGGCGCGGGCCGGGCTGGAAGCCGTCGTACCTGTACGTCGTTCCCGTGCTGGCACCGGCCGTCGGATTCGGGATCACGGCGGCCGGCGAGGCGACGCTGGCGCTCGACCTTGTTACGTTCGTGGTCCTTCCTCTCGTCGGGGCGCTCGGACTGCCGCTGCGGGCGACGATCAGGAAACGCTTCGGTCGGTAG
- a CDS encoding uracil-DNA glycosylase family protein, translating into MILGDLLTLVKNVTERTSNPFGLRPPFDRTGADERTAVFGYGDANADFHLIGDYPGVHGGASTGVPFTETEAGVAIQAILREVGFATGPRDRPVLENCFASYIHMCCLPADETPTDESYATLERYFDAELRAINAHILLPVGERATDHVLREYTTQRDRLELDMARLHAREIRGRGFLIVPIRDPTDWEDTEHEAIVSRLEAILGRDYRQTKGVATMVG; encoded by the coding sequence ATGATTCTCGGTGATCTTTTGACGCTCGTGAAAAACGTCACTGAGCGGACGAGCAACCCGTTCGGTCTGCGACCGCCGTTCGACCGAACTGGAGCCGACGAGCGGACGGCCGTGTTCGGATACGGCGACGCCAACGCCGATTTTCACCTGATCGGCGACTACCCCGGCGTCCACGGCGGCGCATCGACCGGCGTCCCGTTCACCGAAACCGAGGCTGGAGTGGCGATCCAGGCGATCCTTCGCGAGGTGGGTTTCGCCACCGGCCCGCGGGATCGCCCGGTTCTCGAGAACTGCTTTGCCAGCTACATCCACATGTGCTGTCTGCCGGCGGACGAGACGCCGACCGACGAGAGCTACGCGACGCTCGAGCGCTACTTCGACGCCGAGCTTCGGGCGATCAACGCCCACATCCTGTTGCCGGTCGGCGAACGAGCGACGGACCACGTCCTCCGGGAGTACACGACCCAGCGGGATCGACTCGAGTTGGATATGGCCAGGCTTCACGCCCGCGAGATCCGCGGTCGCGGCTTCCTGATCGTTCCGATTCGGGATCCGACCGACTGGGAGGATACGGAGCACGAGGCGATCGTCTCGCGACTCGAGGCGATCCTCGGCCGGGATTACCGGCAGACGAAAGGCGTCGCGACGATGGTCGGCTAA
- a CDS encoding helix-turn-helix domain-containing protein, with translation MSILATITVPAAEFPLGSPLELDEDVTLTVETTVPTSEGVIPYFWAPADVVESIVDSLEEDPVVSDASVVDETDEHALIKVTWTDRVNGVIESIREQDVIVTSATGTETRWTFRLRFPSYEDLSAFYTDCVDQGISVELVQLHETVSPSDDRRFGLTAAQRDLIVAADDAGYFDVPRRTTLVELGDQLDISDSAVSQRLRRGLTALINSTVAADSASDEFDPSPRRPEHGSESERQSDAERTD, from the coding sequence ATGAGTATTCTCGCGACAATCACCGTTCCAGCGGCGGAGTTTCCGCTCGGGTCGCCCCTCGAACTGGACGAGGACGTGACGCTGACCGTCGAGACGACGGTCCCGACGAGCGAAGGGGTGATTCCGTACTTCTGGGCTCCGGCCGACGTCGTCGAGTCGATCGTCGACTCCCTCGAGGAGGATCCGGTCGTTTCCGACGCGTCGGTCGTCGACGAAACGGACGAACACGCCCTTATCAAGGTCACGTGGACCGATCGCGTCAACGGCGTCATCGAGTCGATTCGCGAGCAGGACGTGATCGTCACGAGCGCCACCGGGACCGAGACGCGGTGGACTTTCCGACTTCGATTCCCGTCGTACGAGGATCTCTCGGCGTTCTATACGGACTGCGTCGATCAGGGTATCTCGGTGGAACTCGTTCAGTTACACGAAACGGTGAGCCCCAGCGATGACCGCCGATTCGGCCTGACGGCGGCACAACGGGATTTGATCGTCGCCGCCGACGATGCGGGGTACTTCGACGTTCCGCGACGGACCACGCTCGTCGAACTCGGCGACCAACTCGATATTTCCGACTCCGCCGTTTCACAGCGGCTTCGCCGCGGGCTCACGGCACTCATCAACTCGACGGTCGCCGCCGATTCGGCTTCCGACGAGTTCGATCCGTCGCCACGGCGTCCGGAACACGGGTCAGAGAGCGAGAGACAGTCGGATGCCGAGAGGACCGATTGA
- a CDS encoding CopG family ribbon-helix-helix protein: MRTSLNVPEEMLAEFDRTWQAEGLDSRSRALREAIQEYIESHHRLKQAHGTVAATVVFDYVHEEIIEDLHEVQHEFQSETDTTCHVHHREWCLEAVFCHGPAGRVRNLVYCLKDFDAVGRVSVTLLRAETGMERDH; encoded by the coding sequence ATGCGAACTAGCCTCAACGTTCCCGAGGAGATGCTGGCCGAGTTCGACCGGACGTGGCAGGCCGAAGGCCTCGATTCTCGCTCCCGCGCGTTGCGGGAAGCGATTCAGGAGTACATCGAATCGCACCACCGTCTGAAGCAAGCCCACGGAACGGTCGCGGCAACGGTCGTCTTCGACTACGTCCACGAGGAGATCATCGAGGACCTACACGAGGTCCAACACGAGTTCCAATCCGAGACCGACACGACCTGCCACGTCCATCACAGGGAATGGTGTCTCGAGGCCGTCTTCTGTCACGGACCGGCCGGGCGAGTCCGGAACCTCGTCTACTGTCTGAAGGATTTCGACGCCGTCGGCCGTGTTTCGGTAACGTTACTCCGTGCAGAGACGGGGATGGAGCGCGATCACTAG
- a CDS encoding metal-dependent hydrolase: MYQFGHYGAALLVYAPLGTVVAFGGYETAALVGALACVALSTLPDCDHRLPLIEHRGPTHSLVFAVFVGAGLAALAALFVETSSPFADLGFVVFAFVVGTLSIGSHLLADVLTPMGIRPLWPFSRRHYTLEVTRAANPIANYVLFGLGVAAVLAGVVVIAALG; this comes from the coding sequence ATGTATCAGTTCGGTCACTACGGTGCCGCGTTGCTCGTATACGCGCCACTGGGTACCGTCGTTGCGTTCGGCGGTTACGAGACCGCGGCACTCGTCGGCGCACTCGCTTGCGTCGCCCTTTCGACGCTCCCCGACTGCGATCACCGGCTCCCGCTAATCGAGCACCGCGGGCCGACCCACTCGCTGGTTTTCGCCGTTTTCGTCGGCGCGGGACTCGCCGCACTCGCCGCACTCTTCGTCGAAACCTCATCGCCGTTCGCCGATCTCGGATTCGTCGTCTTCGCCTTCGTCGTCGGCACCCTCTCGATCGGGTCACACCTCCTCGCGGACGTGTTGACGCCGATGGGGATCCGTCCGTTGTGGCCGTTTTCGCGCCGACACTACACGCTCGAGGTGACGAGAGCCGCAAACCCGATCGCGAACTACGTCCTGTTCGGACTCGGCGTCGCTGCGGTTCTCGCCGGAGTCGTAGTGATCGCGGCGCTCGGCTGA
- a CDS encoding COX15/CtaA family protein: MSTDSHTSRPVLRPLIERFGFPHLLAMTLVLVAATILLGVAAKATGSGLACEQNWPLCDAGPYNLFPSNLPSFYEWFHRFVAMFAGVAIIGTAVAAVRLPNIDTRVAALVVAGMILTPVQVVLGRETVTQYTMDILSLHFWTAVLIFVLFVVATVRVWAPRLTAGYVTGALALGAVSLPFHVALSPLVIGDITTYRPSLQMAQYGVTLALLAAVIVAGMIGRRRFESARLTGLLSGTAALALLVVFVGRRAVMTYSPLLDDLYIAAAGLLLVSFLAGIWLTRVTPSEATDTRSP; the protein is encoded by the coding sequence GTGTCGACCGATAGTCACACTTCGCGTCCGGTACTCCGTCCGCTGATCGAACGGTTTGGCTTTCCCCACCTGCTCGCGATGACGCTCGTGTTGGTCGCGGCGACCATCCTGCTCGGCGTCGCTGCGAAAGCGACCGGGTCCGGGCTCGCCTGTGAGCAAAACTGGCCCCTGTGCGATGCGGGGCCGTACAACCTGTTCCCGTCGAACCTCCCCAGTTTCTACGAGTGGTTCCACCGATTCGTCGCGATGTTCGCCGGCGTCGCCATCATCGGGACCGCCGTCGCGGCCGTTCGACTGCCGAATATCGATACGCGCGTGGCAGCGCTCGTCGTCGCCGGAATGATCTTGACGCCGGTCCAGGTCGTCCTGGGCCGCGAAACCGTCACCCAGTACACGATGGATATCCTGTCGCTTCACTTCTGGACGGCCGTCCTCATCTTCGTGCTGTTCGTCGTAGCGACCGTCCGCGTCTGGGCACCGCGCCTGACGGCCGGATACGTCACCGGTGCGCTCGCACTCGGAGCCGTGTCGCTCCCGTTCCACGTCGCCCTCAGCCCGCTGGTGATCGGCGACATCACGACCTATCGCCCGTCCCTCCAGATGGCGCAGTACGGCGTCACGCTCGCGTTGCTGGCTGCCGTCATCGTCGCCGGGATGATCGGTCGCCGCCGATTCGAAAGCGCCCGTCTGACTGGTCTTTTGAGCGGGACGGCGGCGCTCGCCTTGCTTGTCGTCTTCGTCGGTCGCCGGGCCGTGATGACGTACAGCCCCCTGCTCGACGATCTCTACATCGCCGCCGCCGGACTCCTCCTCGTCTCCTTCCTCGCCGGCATCTGGTTGACTCGAGTCACCCCGAGCGAGGCGACCGACACACGGTCGCCCTAA
- a CDS encoding M24 family metallopeptidase has translation MDKRERLEDYLESNGFDSVWFARPNGFAWLTGGNNVVDRETDAGVAAVGYDGTDLRIVTNNIEADRIVAEELPDLDSEDVSVEQFSWHTTSLGEAIAARTGADERAAADIDVPGLERVDPTPLRQPLTDRDLERYRKLGRETAAAVESVCRELRADDSEHEVASALRVALSARDIEAPVVLVGGAERAQQYRHYTPTDAELGEYVLVSVTTQRAGLHASCTRTVAFDPPSWLEERHAAAARVETTALAATRAAANVDERTGTDSSAGTAGDVFAAIQRAYETLGYPGEWELHHQGGAAGFAGREWIATPDHEAPITAPMAYAWNPTVEGAKSEDTVLVGDGIEPLTDTDRWPTTTARAVEFDLEIERPAVLGLDD, from the coding sequence ATGGACAAACGCGAGCGACTCGAGGACTACCTCGAGTCCAACGGGTTCGATTCGGTCTGGTTCGCGCGGCCGAATGGGTTCGCCTGGCTGACGGGCGGAAACAACGTCGTCGACCGCGAGACGGACGCCGGCGTCGCCGCCGTCGGCTACGACGGAACGGACCTGCGGATCGTGACGAACAACATCGAAGCGGATCGGATCGTCGCCGAGGAGCTTCCGGACCTCGACTCCGAGGACGTTTCGGTCGAGCAGTTCTCGTGGCACACGACCTCGCTCGGCGAGGCCATCGCCGCCCGCACCGGTGCCGACGAGCGAGCGGCGGCCGACATCGACGTTCCGGGACTCGAGCGCGTCGACCCGACGCCGCTCCGGCAACCGCTGACCGACCGCGACCTCGAGCGCTACCGGAAACTGGGACGGGAGACGGCCGCCGCGGTCGAGTCGGTCTGTCGCGAACTGCGCGCTGACGACAGCGAACACGAGGTCGCCTCGGCTCTTCGAGTCGCCCTCTCCGCGCGCGATATCGAAGCGCCCGTCGTGCTCGTCGGCGGGGCGGAACGAGCCCAGCAGTACCGCCACTACACCCCGACGGACGCCGAACTCGGCGAGTACGTCCTCGTCTCGGTGACGACGCAACGCGCCGGTTTGCACGCGAGTTGTACCCGGACCGTCGCCTTCGATCCGCCATCGTGGCTCGAGGAGAGACACGCGGCCGCGGCTCGCGTTGAGACGACGGCGCTCGCGGCGACGCGGGCGGCTGCGAACGTCGACGAACGTACCGGAACCGACAGCAGCGCCGGGACGGCCGGGGACGTCTTCGCGGCGATCCAGCGCGCCTACGAGACGCTCGGCTATCCCGGCGAGTGGGAACTCCACCACCAGGGCGGAGCTGCCGGCTTTGCGGGTCGAGAGTGGATCGCAACGCCCGATCACGAGGCACCGATCACGGCCCCGATGGCGTACGCGTGGAATCCGACCGTCGAGGGGGCGAAAAGCGAGGATACCGTGCTCGTCGGCGACGGCATCGAACCGCTGACCGACACGGACCGCTGGCCGACGACGACCGCGCGGGCCGTCGAGTTCGACCTGGAAATCGAGCGACCGGCGGTGCTCGGACTCGACGACTGA
- a CDS encoding helix-turn-helix domain-containing protein — MASDELDEHRVDGGSGDGDRDETDDSLEGDDADPSDNGDGEGVRTAAAEEVDQRIVDLLSWILDTETRAKIYVHLLANPGSTSEEVAKGTGLYPSTVREALAELHAEDRVTREKRASEGAGNNPYEYTAIQPSDLVGGVVDQVQQELNTIFTLDRVLDRQPESEGDLEGDAEPVTITVDDTEPLVLGDADEPGVDGSDGEPNETDGDAEGAPIDGEDDAEESNGADDQ; from the coding sequence ATGGCTTCAGACGAACTGGACGAGCACCGGGTAGACGGCGGGAGCGGTGACGGGGATCGTGACGAAACGGACGACTCGCTCGAGGGGGATGACGCGGATCCCTCCGACAACGGGGACGGCGAGGGCGTTCGAACCGCCGCCGCCGAGGAGGTCGACCAGCGGATCGTCGACCTGCTCTCGTGGATCCTCGACACGGAGACGCGCGCGAAGATCTACGTTCACTTACTGGCGAATCCCGGTAGCACCTCGGAGGAGGTCGCGAAGGGAACCGGGCTCTATCCGAGTACGGTCCGGGAAGCGCTCGCCGAACTCCACGCCGAGGACCGGGTCACGCGGGAAAAACGCGCGAGCGAAGGGGCGGGGAACAATCCCTACGAGTACACGGCGATCCAGCCGAGCGACCTCGTCGGCGGCGTCGTCGACCAGGTTCAACAGGAACTGAACACGATCTTCACGCTCGATCGCGTGCTCGATCGCCAGCCCGAATCCGAGGGAGATCTCGAGGGGGACGCCGAACCGGTAACGATCACCGTCGACGACACCGAGCCCCTCGTCCTCGGCGACGCCGACGAACCCGGCGTCGACGGTTCCGACGGCGAACCGAACGAGACCGATGGTGACGCCGAAGGCGCTCCCATCGATGGCGAGGACGACGCCGAAGAATCGAACGGAGCCGACGACCAGTAG